Proteins from one Ovis aries strain OAR_USU_Benz2616 breed Rambouillet chromosome 12, ARS-UI_Ramb_v3.0, whole genome shotgun sequence genomic window:
- the KIAA0040 gene encoding uncharacterized protein KIAA0040 homolog: MEKISMFFSAIWDIISTKHQEGLFNSICLGILLGLPLLVIITFLFICCHCCWNRPGENGRQPEQNKGKKKKKKKKAEEDLWISAQPKLLQMEKRPSLPV; this comes from the coding sequence ATGGAGAAAATCAGCATGTTCTTCAGTGCCATCTGGGACATCATCTCTACCAAACACCAGGAGGGCCTCTTCAACAGCATCTGTCTAGGCATCCTCCTGGGGCTGCCCCTCCTGGTGATCATCACCTTCCTCTTCatctgctgccactgctgctggaACCGGCCAGGTGAAAATGGCCGACAGCCGGAGCAAAACaaggggaagaagaagaagaaaaagaagaaggctGAAGAAGACCTCTGGATCTCTGCCCAGCCCAAGCTTCTCCAGATGGAAAAGAGGCCATCCCTGCCTGTCTAG